The Acetivibrio saccincola genome window below encodes:
- a CDS encoding glycoside hydrolase family 9 protein encodes MLKKRGVKLRKKLTFLTAFIMLVSLLLPSFVMQPVSFASSSPREGDRYYNYGEALQKAILFYKANRLGDLPDDYILPYRADAAMTDGQDVGLDLTGGWADAGDGIKFTHTISYAAAQLGWAVYEYRDAFKKLGLLEEILDEIKWGTDFLIKANPEPNVLYYMCGYGESDHSVWVPHEFLDYVTDRKSFRLDPSTPGSDVAGMTAAALAIASLIFEETDPEYSQKCQMHAERIFDFAYTYQGKNPLDILYPSGSYVDDLAWGAIWLYIRTGEQHYLDKSISIMPVKTIGGYHTHCWDDVSYGAAIKIAQVTKDEEYAYMVERNLDFFLPGGGITYSPGGLAWLSQWGSLRYASTAAFLAFVWSDDKTVGTLSKKDEYRKFAERQINYILGDNPRGGSYVVGFGENSPKHPHHRTAHGSWVSMTDAPPFSRHILYGALVGGPDATDYWEDNIDDYIMNEVAIDYNAGFVGALAKMVDMYGGEILENWPQPEDFRAPEDDLEEYFVRVWRMYEGYGTVNVLFQVNNRSARPPTVKDKLSARYFMDLTEVFEAGRGLDAVEIKLGAHEGATLHGLEHYYGNIYYFTVDFTGTPIMPAEWKLCQKEANVSISYKDGIGSHENDWSYAGIHDNPDYDNISFAGMTPLVPIYDDGVLLWGEEPPKGPDDTEPTPPGTDIIYGDLNGDEIVDSIDYMLLGRVILEIPVQNVNLDAADLNGDGIINSADSAILSRYVLEIIDKLPYK; translated from the coding sequence ATGCTAAAAAAAAGAGGTGTAAAGTTACGCAAAAAACTAACTTTTCTAACGGCATTTATAATGCTGGTATCTTTACTATTACCTTCTTTTGTAATGCAGCCGGTAAGTTTTGCCAGCTCTTCTCCAAGAGAAGGAGATCGGTATTACAACTATGGTGAAGCATTGCAAAAGGCTATTTTGTTTTATAAGGCAAACAGGCTTGGTGACCTGCCGGACGATTACATCTTACCTTACAGGGCAGATGCAGCAATGACAGACGGTCAGGACGTCGGTCTTGACTTAACCGGCGGCTGGGCTGATGCCGGTGACGGAATAAAATTTACCCACACCATCTCATATGCTGCAGCACAACTGGGGTGGGCTGTATATGAATACAGGGATGCATTTAAAAAACTGGGTTTGTTAGAGGAAATATTAGACGAAATAAAATGGGGAACGGACTTTTTGATTAAAGCCAATCCGGAGCCTAATGTACTCTACTATATGTGCGGATATGGAGAGTCTGACCACTCGGTATGGGTTCCTCATGAGTTTTTAGATTATGTAACAGACAGAAAATCATTCAGGCTTGACCCGTCAACGCCAGGTTCTGACGTTGCAGGTATGACTGCAGCAGCACTGGCTATAGCTTCATTAATATTTGAAGAGACAGATCCTGAATATTCACAAAAATGCCAGATGCATGCAGAGAGAATTTTTGATTTTGCTTATACATACCAAGGCAAAAACCCATTAGATATTTTATACCCATCCGGCAGCTATGTGGACGACCTTGCATGGGGCGCTATATGGCTTTATATAAGAACAGGGGAACAGCACTATTTAGACAAGTCCATTTCAATTATGCCTGTTAAAACAATAGGCGGATACCACACCCATTGCTGGGATGATGTAAGCTATGGTGCAGCAATTAAAATTGCCCAGGTGACAAAGGATGAAGAATATGCTTATATGGTGGAAAGAAATTTAGACTTCTTCCTGCCAGGCGGAGGTATAACTTACAGCCCGGGAGGACTTGCATGGCTTTCTCAATGGGGTTCTCTGCGTTATGCCAGCACAGCAGCATTTTTAGCTTTTGTATGGTCTGATGACAAAACCGTTGGAACACTGTCTAAAAAAGATGAGTATAGAAAATTTGCTGAAAGACAGATAAATTACATATTAGGCGACAATCCAAGGGGTGGAAGTTATGTAGTAGGTTTTGGGGAAAATTCTCCTAAGCATCCTCACCACAGGACTGCACATGGTTCATGGGTAAGCATGACAGATGCACCTCCTTTTAGCAGGCATATACTATATGGTGCATTAGTTGGCGGTCCCGATGCAACTGACTACTGGGAAGATAATATAGATGACTATATAATGAATGAAGTGGCAATTGACTACAATGCAGGTTTTGTTGGCGCCCTTGCTAAAATGGTTGACATGTATGGAGGGGAAATACTTGAAAACTGGCCTCAGCCTGAAGACTTCAGGGCACCTGAAGATGATTTGGAAGAGTACTTTGTAAGGGTTTGGAGAATGTATGAAGGTTATGGAACGGTAAATGTGCTTTTCCAAGTTAACAACCGCTCTGCAAGACCGCCGACAGTAAAGGATAAACTTTCTGCCCGCTACTTCATGGACTTAACTGAAGTCTTTGAGGCAGGTCGCGGTTTAGATGCTGTGGAAATTAAGCTTGGTGCCCACGAAGGTGCAACACTTCATGGTTTGGAACACTATTATGGCAATATATATTATTTTACAGTTGATTTTACAGGCACCCCTATTATGCCTGCAGAGTGGAAACTCTGTCAAAAGGAAGCCAATGTGTCCATTAGCTACAAAGACGGTATTGGAAGCCATGAAAATGACTGGTCATATGCAGGAATACATGATAATCCTGACTATGATAATATATCCTTTGCCGGCATGACACCTTTAGTTCCCATATATGATGATGGTGTATTACTTTGGGGTGAAGAGCCTCCAAAAGGTCCGGATGACACTGAACCAACACCTCCAGGAACTGATATTATATATGGTGACCTTAACGGGGATGAAATTGTAGACTCCATAGACTATATGCTTCTTGGAAGGGTTATTTTAGAAATCCCTGTTCAAAATGTGAACTTAGATGCTGCGGACTTAAACGGCGACGGTATTATAAATTCAGCAGACTCCGCTATTTTAAGCAGATACGTACTTGAAATAATAGATAAACTGCCATATAAATAG